A window of Belonocnema kinseyi isolate 2016_QV_RU_SX_M_011 chromosome 10, B_treatae_v1, whole genome shotgun sequence genomic DNA:
aaagttttcatatactGAGAATGCATaggaggtcaagttaataacttttcgccttttttacttaaaatctccAAAATTTGATTATAGCCTAATATAGCATGAAAAgagaattgtcaaaaaagaacaaacaagactttaaagatttttattttattgaattttactaaatattaggaaaaaattcgagtcttcttaaaagatgtttagaacatttagaagtttggaagaaatcaagaaatatttgataaatttacggaaatgtttgcaggtttttaaatatttttgaaacattaaatgcGACTTGAATTCCTTAACATATTTATAACCGACtacgatttttcttaaaaatttgaaaattcattcaaaatataaaaaagtgacttttaatattctaaattgttcccagtaattttaagaaaaatatttttatctccatgaaatctttcagaatacctttaaagtttctaaagtttattttttaaatatttgaaaatctaaatttctaaaagaattcaagtttaaaattcgatttgaatctcttccattgttctaaatatttcttaaatttactcgattttttttgtttttaatttattaatcttaccaaattgaaacagttattatgaaaaaacaaattgaaacagatattatgggaaatttggagtggggggtccGCAATGGCAGATATTATGTGAAAATTGAAATGaggggtccgccatgacagatattatgggaaatttggagtggggggtccaccatgacagatattataggAAATTCGGAGTGGGGGAATCCGTCACGACATGTACTGTGGGGAATTTTGAGCAAGGGTGAAGGCCGTTGAATTTTAAGGTTAGAGAGTGAGACTTAGAAGATAAGTAGAACGTCTTATATCTAATCTaatgttttgaagaaattttaattataaaaattatttattaaaaaaaatttttgatgcaatttttaaaaataaagagttaAAGGACAGGAGTTttaattaaaccattattttcttgattacatatgttttttattgatattttataaaaaaaattacgtatAGTTTCCCAATTCTAGCACTATAAATATAGGTACCTGAGAAACGtagtaaaaaatacatctaaatTCTTAATTCTATTCTATAAATAAGAGTACATTTGTAAGGTGGCGAGACTAACTATTCAACATGAGAGAAGAGAAAAaactatacaatatacatatatacatgatATTTACAAAAGGTACAAAGTAGCGAGTTTCGATGAACACGATTGTACACACGAGTTAAACCGATTTTTATTTCGTAGTGAGCAAACACATCTACTGCCTTGTTTAGAATCCAGAGCTCTAATACTTTTGAGTTTATACTTGTCTAAAAGTCTTTTGTGAAAGTTGACCACAATGCGATAATTATCACCATTACACATATGATGAAGAAACATGACGCAAAACTGACCACATACATCTGAAGAGGTACTCCGCAGTTTTTTGCTGTTCCATCTGTAGAGGCTGGAGTTTCTACGTAGACGATGAAGTTGTTGAGGAATAAGAGGCGGTATCACGTAACTGTCAAAGTAGGTTCCTCTTCCGGTTCCGTAGATATAGATTCCGATCCAGTGGGAACCAGGCTGAGTGTGGTCATCAGTGTTGACCACTGTTGCAGCCGGTCTTGTCCAGGTTTTGGGCTTTTGATCTGCCGGGTACACACCAATCGTGGGTACTTGTAAAATCTGAATTACCTGCAATATCTCTAGACTGTTCATATTTAATGTTAACAATCTCGTGAGGACAAGGCTTAGTTTTGACCTCAGCACTATCTGGAACTGAATTCACAGCAATTATTGTTTTCTCATACATAAACTTTGTGTTTGACAGTTTACAAAGAATTTATTCTTGTCGTTGTTTTCGAAGCCAATGGCGCAGTTTCATAGCATTGTTGAGAGCATATATGAACATTTCTTCCTTTCTAACTCTGTGGAGAAAGCAGAATTCTCTCCTGTCGTCGAGTCTTTTGAAGGCTGGGCAGTTTACTTCttccaaattgataatttgtctACTGGTGATTTTCTGTAAAAGTAAGGCTTTTTCCCGACCACGTGTGTAAATCTGTGATGTAGTTTTGGCAACTTCTCGAAGGTTTGAATATAAAAACTTCAGTGGGATATTTCCATCGAACCATTCCTTTGGTATAAACTGGTCATCTCTATCTCGAAAGCCTTGCACGTCGATTATATAGTCCATTGTTTTACATTCAAGAGTAGAGGTGTGGATGAAGATACCTTTACGAGAGACTACAACAAACTGAGCAGAGCGTCTTAAGTACTCGGGTACACATTCGTCGTTTTCTCCCCTCCATGTTCAACTGATATTGAAAACCGGTTCTGTTAAACATGTTTATGCAGGTCTGTGTAGGTTTTAACCGCTTTAATCTAATATAACCTGCCTGCACGCGTCAATTTCCAAGGCATTGTCTTATTCTGCGTAGACTATATAATTATTAGTTTGTTGTAGTGTTTCTTCTACACGAAGCTCAATGCCAAGGCTGCCATGTTTAACGAGATTCCAGTGTGATTGACAATTTGCAGAAAGATCAGGAGTAAGGTCAAAGGCAAAGAGGCAGTATCCATTTGCGTAATCAAAACAATCAATATTATTTCTCTCGTTCATAAAATGAATTCCCGTTCCGGAAAACAGAATATGATAAGCATCTATGTATAGCTTTCCTTTTAAGAAATCTGGTTGCAAAGGCTTTAACGGAATTTGCATACGATCCACGTAAAGAGAGAAATGATTGATATTAAAGTGTCTAAAGTTAAAGAGATTTTTACTACGATGACCGTTAAATGCGTCATTTTCGACAATTCCGATGATGATTCTTTTATGTAGTTGGCCGAGTATAAAATTATCGAGAGTTTCATTTTGAATACCAGAATGAATTGTGAGTGTTTTAACCTCTACTCTGGTAAGTGGGTACTTGGCCGTACCGTGAGAAAGAGTTTTCGCGTGTGCAAGCAGAATTCCAGGGCTGATTTTTGCACGTCGAATAAGAAGAGCTGCTTCTTCAGTATGAAGATATGCCCGATTAGTAGGATCCATAAGACAAAAAGCATCCTTAGAACGCACCAGTCGAACTCTAAGTTCAACACCATTTAAGAGAAATTTATCTTGATTCATAACATCACTGTGCAAATGACCAATCAGATCAATTTTTCATCCTTCACCCAGTATAAGTCGTCGATCGACGAGACCCTGGTTCTACGTTGTGATGTCATCCATTTTACCTGCTGTATCGTAAAGCCATAATACTGATGTAAGATGACTTTTTTTCTCTGCTGGCCCATAGTTGAGCAGAGATTCATCAAACTGGTTAAACA
This region includes:
- the LOC117181297 gene encoding uncharacterized protein F54H12.2-like, with protein sequence MNQDKFLLNGVELRVRLVRSKDAFCLMDPTNRAYLHTEEAALLIRRAKISPGILLAHAKTLSHGTAKYPLTRVEVKTLTIHSGIQNETLDNFILGQLHKRIIIGIVENDAFNGHRSKNLFNFRHFNINHFSLYVDRMQIPLKPLQPDFLKGKLYIDAYHILFSGTGIHFMNERNNIDCFDYANGYCLFAFDLTPDLSANCQSHWNLVKHGSLGIELRVEETLQQTNNYIVYAE